In Rhodovulum sulfidophilum DSM 1374, the following are encoded in one genomic region:
- a CDS encoding DUF1328 domain-containing protein, producing the protein MLYWALVFLVVALIAAAFGFGGIASASAGIAQILFFVFLVLFVVALVARALRGRMP; encoded by the coding sequence ATGCTTTACTGGGCACTGGTTTTTCTCGTCGTCGCGCTGATTGCGGCCGCCTTCGGGTTCGGGGGCATCGCCTCGGCCTCGGCCGGCATCGCGCAGATCCTGTTCTTCGTCTTCCTCGTCCTCTTCGTCGTTGCGCTGGTGGCGCGGGCGCTCCGGGGCCGTATGCCGTAA
- a CDS encoding response regulator — protein sequence MTHAPHSDDLSRVIGSELPYLRRYARALTGSQTSGDAYAIATLEAILSDREVFEQGLPPKVALFKAFNRIWGSSGAPLSESQPASAIEAQTRLAGLTRNTREALLLQSIEGFTTEEVGTIMGLPGTEAEQLIRIARDEMARSIAGRVLIIEDEAIIAIDISAIVQGLGHEVTGIGRTRRGAVDLAKKDPPDLILADIQLADKSSGIDAVNDILGDLGDRPVVFITAFPERLLTGERPEPAFLISKPYTEDQVRSAVSQAMFFSSTETLGA from the coding sequence ATGACGCATGCACCACATTCTGACGATCTTTCCCGAGTGATCGGGTCGGAACTGCCCTATCTCAGACGCTACGCGCGGGCGCTGACTGGCAGCCAGACCAGCGGCGACGCCTATGCGATCGCGACACTCGAGGCGATCCTTTCAGATCGGGAGGTCTTCGAACAGGGGCTGCCGCCAAAGGTCGCGCTGTTCAAGGCGTTCAACCGGATCTGGGGATCCTCGGGCGCGCCGCTGAGCGAGTCGCAACCCGCCTCGGCCATCGAGGCCCAGACCCGGCTTGCGGGCCTGACCCGCAATACCCGCGAGGCCCTGCTGCTGCAGTCGATCGAGGGCTTCACGACCGAGGAGGTCGGCACGATCATGGGCCTGCCGGGCACCGAGGCCGAACAGCTGATCCGGATCGCCCGCGACGAAATGGCCCGCAGCATCGCCGGGCGCGTGCTGATCATCGAGGACGAGGCGATCATCGCCATCGACATCTCGGCCATCGTCCAGGGGCTGGGCCATGAGGTGACCGGGATCGGCCGCACCCGGCGCGGCGCCGTCGATCTGGCGAAGAAGGACCCGCCGGACCTGATCCTCGCCGATATCCAGCTGGCCGACAAATCCTCCGGGATCGACGCGGTGAACGACATCCTCGGCGACCTCGGCGACCGGCCGGTGGTGTTCATCACCGCCTTCCCCGAACGCCTGCTGACCGGCGAGCGGCCGGAACCCGCCTTCCTGATCTCGAAACCCTATACCGAGGACCAGGTGCGCTCGGCGGTGAGCCAGGCGATGTTCTTCTCGAGCACCGAGACGCTCGGCGCCTGA
- a CDS encoding NepR family anti-sigma factor, producing the protein MEEQIDDNLRRVYAQAVEEQVPDRFLKLLEQLRGAGAEASNGSSGKGSDT; encoded by the coding sequence ATGGAAGAGCAAATCGACGACAATTTGCGGCGCGTCTATGCGCAGGCCGTGGAGGAGCAGGTCCCCGACCGCTTCCTCAAGCTGCTTGAGCAGCTGCGCGGCGCTGGCGCCGAGGCGTCCAATGGCAGCAGCGGCAAGGGTAGCGATACGTGA
- a CDS encoding RNA polymerase sigma factor, translated as MASDPREDLVTHLPAMRAFALSLTRNSATADDLVQDAIVKAWSNFDKFEPGTNLRAWLFTILRNTYYSMHRKRRREVEDPDGALAAHLSEKPHHDGRLALADFKVAFAKLPDEQREALILVGAEGFSYEEAAATCGCAVGTIKSRVNRARVRLAELMHLNDADDIAMTDPVTLAGLSSKRPA; from the coding sequence GTGGCGTCGGACCCCCGGGAAGACCTGGTGACGCATCTCCCGGCGATGCGGGCCTTTGCCCTCAGCCTCACGCGCAATTCGGCCACGGCCGATGACCTGGTGCAGGATGCGATCGTGAAGGCCTGGAGCAATTTCGACAAGTTCGAACCCGGCACCAACCTGAGGGCCTGGCTGTTCACGATCCTGCGCAACACCTATTATTCGATGCATCGCAAGCGTCGGCGCGAGGTCGAGGACCCGGATGGCGCGCTTGCCGCGCATCTCTCGGAAAAGCCGCATCATGACGGCAGGCTTGCGCTGGCGGACTTCAAGGTCGCTTTCGCCAAGCTGCCCGACGAGCAGCGCGAGGCGCTGATCCTGGTCGGCGCCGAAGGCTTCTCCTACGAGGAGGCCGCCGCGACCTGCGGCTGTGCCGTGGGTACCATCAAGAGCCGGGTCAACAGGGCCCGGGTGCGGCTGGCCGAGCTGATGCATCTGAACGATGCCGACGATATTGCGATGACCGATCCCGTGACGCTGGCCGGTCTTTCCTCCAAGCGACCTGCATGA